The Echinicola rosea genome has a segment encoding these proteins:
- a CDS encoding 2-hydroxyacid dehydrogenase, producing MKITAFSAHKFEHAYLQEALLGHEIKLLEMRLTMDTVDLAAGSEAVAVFVTDNCARPVLEKLQQMGVRYLALRSAGFNHVDLSAAEALGIKVARVPEYSPAAIAEHTVALMLSLNRKLVKAHNRVRDLNFSLDGLVGFDMEGKTIGIAGTGKIGSKVAKTLSGFGCTLLAYDPFINEGLREEVAIKYVDFKTLCSQSDIITLHLPLTSDSKYMVNSSSIDHMKKGVMLINTSRGALVNTKEVIDALKTGQIGSFGMDVYEEEEDLFFEDHSEDILQDDVIARLLTFQNVLITSHQAFLTKEALAKIANVTAFNLNCWANKESSPHELKGG from the coding sequence ATGAAAATTACCGCATTCAGTGCCCATAAATTTGAGCATGCTTATTTACAAGAAGCCCTTTTAGGACATGAAATTAAATTGTTGGAGATGCGGCTGACCATGGATACCGTGGATTTGGCCGCAGGTAGTGAGGCGGTGGCCGTTTTTGTGACCGATAATTGTGCTCGGCCAGTATTGGAAAAGTTACAGCAGATGGGGGTAAGGTATTTGGCCTTGCGCTCTGCAGGATTTAACCATGTGGATCTTTCAGCAGCGGAAGCACTGGGCATTAAGGTGGCCCGTGTGCCGGAATATTCACCTGCGGCCATTGCAGAACATACCGTGGCGCTGATGCTGTCCCTAAACCGCAAACTGGTCAAGGCCCATAACAGGGTGAGGGATCTTAATTTTTCCCTGGATGGCTTAGTGGGCTTTGACATGGAGGGAAAGACGATTGGCATCGCCGGTACGGGTAAAATAGGCAGCAAAGTAGCCAAGACACTGAGTGGTTTTGGATGTACGCTACTGGCATATGATCCCTTTATCAATGAGGGGTTAAGGGAAGAAGTGGCCATTAAGTATGTGGATTTTAAAACCCTCTGTAGCCAATCCGATATTATTACCCTACACCTTCCCCTTACGTCCGACTCTAAGTACATGGTCAATAGTTCCAGCATCGATCACATGAAGAAGGGAGTGATGCTCATCAATACCAGTAGGGGTGCCTTGGTGAATACCAAAGAAGTCATTGATGCCTTGAAAACTGGCCAAATAGGCAGCTTCGGAATGGATGTGTATGAAGAGGAGGAAGACCTTTTCTTCGAGGACCATTCGGAAGATATCCTTCAGGATGATGTGATCGCCCGCTTGCTCACCTTTCAGAATGTCCTGATCACGAGCCACCAAGCTTTTTTGACCAAGGAAGCATTGGCAAAAATAGCCAATGTCACTGCTTTTAACCTAAACTGCTGGGCCAATAAAGAGTCCAGTCCCCATGAACTAAAGGGCGGATAA